CGGATCACTGGAAGCCTTCACCCGTGCCTTCAGGAAGGCGTTTCAGGTCACACCCACAGCGTACCGGAGCACGGCCACCCCCAGTTTCTGGTTGCCCACCCCCAATGGCATCCACTATGCACCCAACACCCTGCGCAAAGAGATGATCAGTCTGGACCTCATCGACCTGCTGTTTCAGCATGACTTCTGGCTGACCAGGAGGATGCTGGAAGCCGCCGAAAAGCTCTCTGATGCACAACTGGATCAGCCTGTGGGCCTGATGCACGTCGCCCCTTACCACCAGATGGCCCGCAGTGTGCGTGAGATGCTGGACAGCCTGATTTCCGACAAGGAGGTCTGGCTTGCGGCCCTGCATGGAGACGCTTTCGCAGAAAATGCTCCCACCACAGTTGCAGATCTCAAATGCAGAACACAAAAGTCCTTCACGACCTTTCTGGACTTTGCCCGGACCATCAAGGAAAAAGGGGAGTGGAACGTGGAGTTTGTGGATGCCGTTTGCACGCCACCAGAGACCTTTACCTTCCGGGGGATTCTGGCCCACGTGATCACCTTCAGTGCCATCAAACGGCAGCATCTGCTGGATGCTTTCCGAACGTTGGGTGTGGACCTGGGCACCAATGATCCCATCGAATACGAACGCCTGTAAGGGTTCAAAAGTTCACAGTACACAGTTCACAGCGATCAGATCCAACCATTCTGAGAGATCCAGAGCAGATGGTCTTACAGAACATGGATGTGGCATGCCTCCATGAATCCTGCTGTGAACTGAAATCGGTCAACTGTTGACTCCCTGATTCGCCCAATGCCCATCAAACCCACAAGGAGGGAACACATGTCAAACCTGAACGGAAAGATCGCCCTGGTCACCGGAGCCACACGCGGCGCAGGCAGAGCCATTGCCGTTGAGCTGGGCAAAGCGGGAGCCACCGTGTACGCCACAGGCCGCACCACAAGGCAGCACACCTCTGAGATCGGGCGTCGAGAGACCATTGATGATACGGTAGACATCATCGAGCAGCACGGAGGAAAAGCTTACGCCGTGCAGGTGGACCACACCGATCCAGTGCAGGTGAAAAGCCTGATGGAGCGCATCCAGCAGGAATCTGGAAGGCTGGACATCCTGATCAATGACATCTGGGGAGGGGACCACCTGGCCCAGTGGGTGCCTTTCTGGGAGCATGACCTGGAAAAAGGGCTCAGGCTGCTGGACAATGCGGTGAAAAGCCACATCATCACCAGTCATTACGCTGCCCCCATGATGATCCAGCAGGGATCGGGCCTGATCATTGAGATCACCGATGGGATCACGGAAGCCTACCGCCACAGCCTGTTTTACGATCTGGCGAAGGTTTCGGTGAACCGTCTGGCCTTTGCCCAGTCCCAGGAGCTTTCTAAGCATGGCATCACTGCCTTTGCCCTGACGCCCGGGTTTCTGCGTTCCGAGGCCATGCTGGACCACTTCGGAGTGACCGAGGAGAACTGGCGGGATGCGGTCCAGAAAGAACCCCACTTCATTGTCTCTGAGACCCCTTATTATCTGGCCCGTGCAGTGGTGGCCCTGGCTTCAGATCCGAACATCTCCAGCAAAAACGGTGGCCGTTACGCCACCTGGAACCTCTATCAGGAATATGGATTCACCGATCTGGACGGGACACAGCCAGACTGGGGCCGTTATGCCCGCGAAACCATCGGCATTGATGCAGGCTGAGCACGCTGCAGAATCCACTGGATGGTTTTTTCAGATGCCTCGGGAATTTTCTCTCCCGAGGTGTCGTCTGTCATGAAGTGGGTGCCGTTTTCAAAATGCAAGACGGTCAGATCAGGGCTTGCTTTCAGGGCAGAGCGCAGGTTTTCACTGCTTTTCTGCACAGGCACGAAAGTGTCCCTGTCTCCAAAAAGGGCAAGCACTGGGATGTTCAGACCCCTCAGCACAGGCAAAATGTCGAGGTCCAGCACCTCCTGCCACTGTTTGAAGATGTTCAGGAGGACAGGCTCTGGAGGCAACTGTTCACCAAAAGACATGTATTTTTTGACGGCGAGCAGGTCATACAGCCTCATGATGGGGAGCAGGTCCCGGTCCAGTCTTGCAGCCCTGTTGAAAATCCGGTAGATCGCCAGAGCTTCCTGAATGTCCTCTTCGGATTCACCTGCCCTGCGCATCTGGGTTTCCACCCGGTACAGTTCCTGCTCTGCTGGACTCATCACAGCAGGGGAGACCATGACCAGAAAATCCACTTCCTGTGACATGGAGGCCGCAAGAGGGGCCACCCATCCGCCCTGACTGACCCCTCTGAGGCCCACACTGGAGACCTCAGGATGGTTTCTCAGGGCTGCCACCCCTCCCAGAACGTCCTTTGCCAGGGTGTGATAGGAGGCAGAGGTCCAGTCTCCTGAAGATTCGCCTGTGCCCCGTTTGTCATAGACCAGGGCTGCAATTCCATGTTCTGCAAACTGCTCTGCCACATCCAGAGACCAGGCTCTGGGTTCCGGCCCTGACCCATGCACACAGATCACTGCAGGGTATGTTCCAGGGATTTCTGGAAGCACAAGGGTGCCTGAAAGCTGGACCTGATCGCCGGAGAACTGCATCAACTGGTGTCTGGTGGTCATGGTTCCAAGTCTGAATCTATACTGTTCAAAAAGGAGCCTGAAAATTTGAACAGCTTGCAGGTCGAGAATCCAATGGTGGCGGCCTTCCTGATGGACCCCATCAAGAGGGAGCGGATCAGGCCTTTCCTGGGCCAGGAAAATACCGTCAAAGGGGCAGCAGAGGAACTGGGCATCTCCATCAGCCTGATGCACCACCACACAAAAAGAATGCTGGACTTGGGCCTGATTCAGGTGGTCCGTGAAGTGCCCAGAGCAGGGAAAGCCATCTTCTGGTACGCCTCTGTTGCAGATGCCTTCTATGTGCCTTTCTCCCTGACCCCTTTTGAAACCATGCAGGCCGCTTACCTGAAAGGGGAGAAGCCCTGGCAGGAGCGTTTCATCGAGGGTCTGCTGAAGGTGGCCCTGCACCTCGAAACCCCCGAAAAAACCTGGGGTGTTCTGATTCGCAGAGACCACCATGGGGATTTTGATGTGACCTCAAGCATCGGACCTGATCAGGAAGCCCCGGATTTGCCCGGTGCCCAGTGGTCAAACTGGACCGAAATCCACCTGACTCCGGATGAGGCCCTGGCCCTCAGGATGGAATTGCAGAACCTGTGGCTCAGGTACAGGGGCAAGAAAAATGGGCAGCGGTATTTGCTGAGGCTCGGGCTGGCGAAGACTGTGGATTAACTTCCCGCCCCCGTGTACCTGCTCAGTCCCGTTTTCCAGACTCCATACCCCACAAGAACCAGAACCAGGGCCACCAGAGGAGCAATCCAGGCGAGCCACCCCACCGGATGACCTAGAAGATAACTGGCAGGGTAATATGACGCAATTCCGAAGGGCAGAATCCAGGTGAAAATCACATTGACGCTGGTGTGATAGATCTTCAGGGGGTATTTGGCGAATTCGTGCGTCTCGAACACCCCCCACATCAGGGGCAGGGAATCGGTCATCCAGAAAGACAGGCTTGCGGTGATCAGGTTGATGCCGAAGAACACCAGACCTCCACTCAGGACCATCAGCAAGGTGTACAGGACGTTGAAAAAGGTCCAGGGAATGTCCAGTGCAATGCTGCTGTAGATCAACAGACCCAGACCCACCACGAAATTCCCGATGCCATCTTCACAGAAGCGGTCTGCGATCAGGTGAAAGAGGGGATTCACCGGGCGCACCAGGTAACGGTCAAAGTCTCCGGTGCGGATGTAGGCCCAGCCCAGTCGCCACAGGTTGTCTGCAAACATGTGGTTCAGAGATTTGGACAGGACCAGCAACCCATAAATCAAGAGCAACTGGTGCAGGGTCCAGCCTTTCAGGGTCGGGATGGTTTCCATCACCACCCAGAGGGTCAGGAGGCCTGCCACCTGTCCGGCCAGGGTGCTGATGCCTCCGATGAAGAAATTTACCCGGTATTCCAGTTTGGTTTTGATGTTCTGTGCGAGCAGATCGAAGTACATGCGGGTGTAACTGGCCATGTCAGCCTCCCTGAATGGTCGCGTGTTTGACCATCTTTGCGAAAATGAATCTGGAAAGCAGGCACAGGCCCACAACCCACAACACGAGTTCCAGCAGCATCCTGGGTCCATCCGAAACCGGAGTGAGCCCACTCAGGAAGGAAGCTGGGACAAAAACCGCCTTGCTGAATGGCGTAAACTCTGCCACCGTCCTGAGCCAGTCGGGCATCAGGGTCAGCGGAATCAGGGCACCACTTAAGAACGACGCCACCCCTTCTTTCAACACATTCAGGCCCCAGGATTCGGTGGTCACGAACACGATGCAGGCGATCATCCACTCAAAAAAGAACACGATGATGCAGCCCAGCACCAGCGAAATCAGGAAGTAAACATAAGCCAGTGGCTCAGTGGGCAGTTGCAGATGAAAGAACACAATGGCGATCACCCACAGTTGCCAGCGCATCAGCAGGTCCGTGAACCAGCGGTTTAAAGCCTGAGCGAGGTTCTGAAATTGAAAATCCACAGGCCTCAAGAGTTCAATCGCCAGTTCTCCCCGGTTCAGCAGTTGCCCAAAACGCTGGATGATGCCCGATCCAGTCAGTCCAGAAAGCATGCGGGCCAGCATGATGTAATTCAGCGTCTGCTGGACGCTCTGGCCTTTAATGCTGTCCTGGTTTTCATAAACGGCACTCCAGAAATACACCATCACCAGCAGACCCACCGTCTGCACAAAAAGGCTGGCCCAGAACCAGGCCGTGTAGGCCATGCGGGATTTGGCCTGGATCATGCCCACATCCCAGTACACCCCCAGGCGGTTCAGGACAGCATTCATGCCCCCACCTTTTCCCTTTGCAAAGCCCCCTGATAGATCTGGGAGATGATTGAGGTGAGGTCCGGTTCCTGCAACTGAAAATCCTGCACGTCTGTTTGCTGCATGATGTGTGCGGCCACCTGACTGGCACTGGCCTCACTGCGGTTGAATTTCAGGGTCAGTTTCTGACCTTCTGCAGACAGGAGTTCAGCCCCTCTGGGAAGAAGCAGTCTGGAGGTGTTCAGGGTTTCAGCAGTCTCGAAGGTGATGATGCGGTGCGTCCCGAAGTGGTTCTTGATGGTGGAGAGCTGACCATCATAGATGATCTGCCCGTTGTCGATGATGATGATCCGCTGGCACAGTTCCTCAATGTCTCCAAGGTCGTGGGTGGTGAGGAGCACACTCACATCCCGCTCCTGGCTCTGCCTCTTGATGAAATCCCGAATCCTCTGCTTGGCCATGATGTCCAGGCCGATGGTCGGCTCATCCAGATACACAATTCTGGGTTCGTGAATCAGGGTCGCAGCGAGTTCTGCCCGCATCTTCTGGCCCAGAGACATGGTGCGCACAGGTTTTGAGAGGAGTTCATCGAGTTCCAGGGTCTCAGAGAATTCTTCCAGCAGGGTCTTGTAGCGGCTGTCTGGCACGTCATACATGCGGGCAATCAGACGAAGGGATTCCACCAGGGCAAGGTCCCACCACAGTTGTGTGCGCTGTCCAAAGACCACCCCGATGTCCCGGGCATTGGCAACACGGTTCTTGAAGGGGTCCCGGCCAAGGATGCGCACCTGCCCACCAGAAGGGGCCAGAATGCCGGTCAGGATCTTGATGGTGGTGCTCTTGCCTGCACCGTTCACCCCGATGTACCCGACCACTTCTCCCTTTCTCACCTGAAAACTGAGGTCATTCACCGCTGTTTTGTATTGGTATTCGGGTTTAAACAGGCCCTTCACCGCTCCCATCAGTCCTGGCTCTTTTCTGGGAATGGCAAAGATTTTTTTCAGATTCTGCACGTCAATGGGTAGCGCTTCCATGGGGCAATTGTAATTGTTGTGACGAAGGTTTAAGCCAAAAAACATAGGGGAGGCAGCCAGCATGCTTAGAGCCGTCAGCATTCAGCCATCAGCCGTCAGCAAGATTGCTCTGGCTGAAGCTCATTTGCCTTCTGCCTTCTGCTATTTTTCCCTCGACCCTCGGCAATCTGTGCTCCTGGTGTTATCTGTCTACATATGTAAAAATGTACACAAGGAGAAAGCATGGCAGATCAAATTACAATAGAGCGGGTTCAGCTCGGAGTCAAGATGGAGAAACGCATGGTCAAGGTGCTCAAAGCCCTTGCAGAGGCACAGGACATGACCCTCGGAGAGCTATTAGAGGACATTGTTTTACATGCCTTTGAGGGGGTTTCCACCTTTGGGAACACCGAATCTGAGGACATCAAAGCCCTCAAGAAGGTGTACCAGATGGATTATGGCGTGCATGACAGCCAGAAATTCAGCTCTGAGGGTTAAAGAGGCGGCATTCCCGCTTCTTGCAGGCCATGTTTTTCCAGGCAACTCAGGGCATCTTGCAGCCTGGAAGTGTCCTCAAACAGGTGGTCTTCGGTGATTTTGCCCCAGCAGATCCTGAGGACCTGAAGCCCTTCATTCTGGTAGGTCCAACCATCTGGCAGAGGAGCCTGCACTGTGAAAAAAGTGGTCACCAGTGTGTTCCAGGGCCATCCACTGACCAGAATCCTGTCCACTTTGAAGTGGATTGCTGGGAAGATGCGCTGGAAACGTTCAAACCACTTTCGGATGTCAGTGGTGCCCTGACGCTGGCCTCCCAGAGCATGGTCTCCAGAAAAAGAAAACATTGCCTTTGACGAGAACAGCTGAAGAATTCTGTTGAGATCAGCGTTTTTTCCCTGGCTGAGGGTTCGAAAAGCAGTTCTGATGATGGAGCGCACAATTGCGTGATACATGATTTATCATATATATGATCTGGAGGAGGTGCAAGCCTGGCAGCGGCACCTCCTCCAGAACTTTGAAATCTACTCTGAAAAACGCAGGCTGGACCCGGACACACCCACCAGTTCAGCAAACTTGAGGAGGCCCGAACGGTCAGGTTTTTCCAGGTGATACCTGAAGTTCCACAGGTAATGCTGCACAATGAACTCAGGCAGACCCAGCTTTCTGGCATTGCGTTCAGCCACCAGAGCAAGCTCACCCAGACCCGTTCTGCGGGCTTTGCGCAAGTTCTGCACCAGTTCAGGAGGTGGGGGAGTGCGGTAAGCCCAGACGGCAAAAGCGAAAGGCAGACCAAAATGGTCGTACCAGCGCATGCTCAGGTCCGTGACCTGAATGTTCCCTCTGCCACTGGGAATGTCCCACACCGAGGCATAAGGTTCCAGTGGACCACACAGCTGATACCACTCTCTGAGGGCATTGTCTCCAATTTTCAGCACCCCTGCATAACCTGCATCCAGCAGTTCCTGCACGGTGCCTTCATTCCGTTCCAGCACAGCCTCAATGCCACTGAGTTTCAGCAGCACCTCCAGAAGCTTGACACTGGTTGCGCTCTGGGTGGTCAGGGCAATTTTCTGCCCCTGCAGTGCTTCCCAGGGCATGTTGTGAAACAGGTTCACGCTGTACACCGGACCCAGCACACTGACACTGAAATCTGGCAGGGCACTCAGCAGGTCTGCGTTCTGCAGGAACTCAAAACTGCTGATGTTCGCCAGATCAATCTCGCCCGCAAGCAATTGCCGGTTCATTTCTGTGGGCACACCCCGATGAATCTCGTACTGATCAGACTCGGGCAGGTATTCGTTGATGGGGGCGACGTTGGCAAAGTCGATCAGCCCGATTCGGTAGGGTTTGGACATCTTTAATGCTCCTATTTCTGGAGAAAACCAGCCATGGAAAGGGCGAGCCGACGGCCCGCCCCTACAAATCTCTCGGTGTCAGCAAAAGAACAACATCGCCCCTACAACCTCAATGCGATCAATCCGCAGCGCTGCCAGGGAAGATCTTCAACTCGTTGTACAGGGCGTCCCTGAGCACAGGAGTGCGTCCGGCCCTGAGGATCAGGTTCCTGAGGGACTCCTCGGTGGTGCCCACTTCGGAAGTGGCTCCAGCGGCATGCGAGATCTTTTCCTCGATGATGGTGCCATCGATGTCCGTGACCCCCCAGTCCAGTGAGACCTGGGTGAGTTCGGGAGAGATCTGAATCCAGTACCCTTTGATGTGGTCAAAGTTGTCCAGGTACACGCGGGCCACAGCCAGGTTTCGCAGGTCATCGAGCCCGGTGGTGTAGTCGGTCTTCCCGAGGTTCATGGCCAGGCTGTTGTTCATGGGCTGGAAGGCCAGAGGGATGAAGCTGTAGAAGCCTCCGGTTTCATCCTGCAGGTCACGCAGGCGGTGCATGTGGTCCAGGCGTTCTGCCAGGGTTTCGATGTGGCCGTACAGCATGGTGGCGTTGGTGTGCAGTCCGATCTGGTGGGCGGTGCGGTGCACATCCAGCCAGTTGTCGGCGTTCACCTTGGCCCGGGCAATCTGCTTGCGGACCCGCTCGGCGAAGATTTCTGCACCCCCTCCGGGCATGGCGTCCAGACCGGCTTCTTTGAGCTGGGTCAGGACTTCCCGCACGGACAGTTTGGCAATCTTGGTGAAGTGCCAGATTTCGGCTGCAGTCCAGGCTTTCACCTGCACGCCAGGGAAGTTGTCTTTCAGGGCGCGCACCAGTTCCAGGTAGTAACTCCAGGGTTTCCTGGGGTGGTGACCGCTGGAGATGTGGATCTCGGTGAGTCCGGGCTGGTAACGGTCCCGGACAAACTTCAGGACATCGTCGATTTCCCAGTCCCAGGCGCGTTCTTCATTCATGTGGGCAGCGAAGCCACAGAAGGTGCATCCGACATAGCAGATGTTGGTCTGGGACAGGCGCAGGGAGTGCACGTAGTAGGTCTTGTCCCCGAATTTGCGTTCCCGGACCAGATTGGCAAGGCGGGCAAGGGTGTTGAGGTCCGGGGTGTGGTAGAGCTTGAGCCCCTCTTCAAAGGTCAGCCTCTGTCCCGCTTCCACTTTTTCAGCGATGGGGATGAGCTCGGGGTCGCGGATGAACTTCATGGTGACAGCTTAACACTTTTTAGATCTAAAATTCGTGCCTTGATTCACAAGCTGGAAGCCGGGGACCAGGGGCCGAGAGCCGAGGGCGGCTTGTGAATCTGAGGCTTTCGCTTTCCACGCTCTTTCCTGCATTGATGCTGTTTTTGAAGTAAACATTCCCCTGAGGTGTTAGAACACTCTTTTGACACCAGCCTGTGTGGAACCTACCTTGCTCTCGGCTCTCGGCTCTCGGCTCTCGGCCTCCCACTGTTACCCGTGCAGATGCATACCAATCATACCAATATGATTGACATGTACCAGCAACAATTTTAGACTGAGTCCATGAGTGACCTGGAAGTGCAATTTTTTGGAACCGTGACCGTGGGAGAAAGAGGCCAGATTGCCATCCCACAGGAAGCCCGTGAAAAATTCGGTATTCACCCCGGAGACAAGATGCTGGTGGTGTCCAGCCTGTTTGGTGGCATCGCTGTGATTCCCGAAAAAATCCTCACCGACATTCTGAAACAGAAATTTCGTGAAGTGCTGGAAGGTGAGTGATGTTCAGGAAGTTCGGATCTGACTACCGGAGGGTGCTGAAAGAGGAGCTGAAACTGTTCGGCAAGGAGAAAAAACTCTATGCTGCAATGGTCCTGATTTCCATCATTCCCACCATTTACAGTGCAACCTACCTTTCGAGCGTCTGGGACCCGTATGCCCAGACCAAGAACCTGCCTGCCGGAATCGTGAATCTGGACCGGGGCACCGTCTTTGAAGGGGAAAAGTACAACCTTGGGGAAGACACCCTGGAAGAGATTCGCAAAGATCCCCCCTTCAAGTTCAGGGAATACCGGACCACTGCAGAAGCGCAGGCGGCAGTCGAAAAGGGAGACATCTACTTCATGGTGGAACTCCCTGCAGACCTCAGTGACCGGGCCATTGCCGGAAGAGCCCAGGCCGACCTGAATGTCACCGTCTCGGAGGGCTCCAGTTACCTGGCGGCCACCCTCGGCAAACGCTTCACGAATGAACTTGCCAGTGAACTGAACAACAAACTCAGTGAGAAGCGCTGGGAGACCACCCTCAAAAAACTCGGAACCAGTGCCGATGACATCAAAAAGCTCAAAGATGCAGCTTCAAAACTGGCAGATGGTGCAAAAGAGCTGGAAGATGGCACTCGCAAGCTCCTGAATGGCACAGACAAACTGGACTCAGGACTGGCAAAAGCCAGCAATGGAAGCAAAGCCCTCACTGAAGGGGCCAACACCATCACAAATGGCGTCACGAAGCTGACTTCTGGCGTGGGGCAGTTGAGCAGTGGCATCCACACCCTCGCCAGCAAAACCCCCGACCAGAGCAAACTCAAAGCCCTGGAATCTGGAGCAGCGCAGGTCAAAGAAGGCAACAGCAAACTGGCCTCCAGCATCAAGCAGATGTCTGATTCAGTCACTGCCGATTACCCTCTCTATGCCCCCATGCAGCAGTCTGCAAAAGGAGCAGGGCAACTTGCTGTTGCCCTGAAGCAGATGTCAGATCAGGTGATCCCTGAAAATCCGCTGTATGAACCCATCCAGCAATCTGCGAAAGGTGCAGACCAGCTTTCAAAAGGCCTGAAACAGATTTCCAGTCAGGCCAGTGGGACACCCCTCAGCCCCTCCATCACCCAGGCGACTGGAAGTGCCCAGCAACTTGCTGCAGGGCTCGCACAGATGGCCACCAGAACCCCCGAACAGAACCCCCTGGATGCTCCCCTCACCCAGCTCAGCACCAGTGCCCAGCAACTTGCAGAGGGACTGCAGAAAATGGCTGCCCAGGTGCCAGAAAAGAACCCTCTGGATGCTCCTCTGACCCAGCTTGAAAAAGGATCAAATGACCTGAGCAAAGGGGCAACCAGCCTCAGCAGTGGGGTTTCCAGCCTGACCGGTGGCATGCAGCAGATCACGGACGCCCTGAAACTCATGGACAGCAAGACCCCCAGAAGTGGCGACCTGAGCAAACTGAACAGTGGCATCAAAACCCTGCGTGACAGAACAGCAGAACTGTCCAGTGGTCTGGCACAGCTGAAAGACGGCGCAGATCAGGTGAAAGACGGCAACACCGACCTTCTTGCTGGAGCAAAGAAACTGGCTGATGGTGCAAAAGAACTCGCCAGCAAAATTCCTGATGTTGAAAAACCTGATGCCAGAGCGGAATTCCTTGCTGTTTCTTTTGAGGTGCAGGAGAAGACGGTCAACAAGGTGGGCAACAATGGCAGTGCCTTCGCTCCCTATTTCATGTCCCTGTCTCTGTGGATGGGTGCCCTCCTGACCAGTTTCATCTTCAGGCTGCGGGTGCTGCCCGAGAACGTGCGGGACACCAGCCGTTTTCCCAAAGTCCTGGCAAAGAGCACCCTGCCTTTCATTGCTGTGGTGATCCAGGGCCTGCTTCTGGCCCTCACCATGCGCCTGGGGCTCAAA
The sequence above is drawn from the Deinococcus cellulosilyticus NBRC 106333 = KACC 11606 genome and encodes:
- a CDS encoding AbrB/MazE/SpoVT family DNA-binding domain-containing protein, which produces MSDLEVQFFGTVTVGERGQIAIPQEAREKFGIHPGDKMLVVSSLFGGIAVIPEKILTDILKQKFREVLEGE
- a CDS encoding SDR family oxidoreductase — translated: MSNLNGKIALVTGATRGAGRAIAVELGKAGATVYATGRTTRQHTSEIGRRETIDDTVDIIEQHGGKAYAVQVDHTDPVQVKSLMERIQQESGRLDILINDIWGGDHLAQWVPFWEHDLEKGLRLLDNAVKSHIITSHYAAPMMIQQGSGLIIEITDGITEAYRHSLFYDLAKVSVNRLAFAQSQELSKHGITAFALTPGFLRSEAMLDHFGVTEENWRDAVQKEPHFIVSETPYYLARAVVALASDPNISSKNGGRYATWNLYQEYGFTDLDGTQPDWGRYARETIGIDAG
- a CDS encoding ABC transporter permease, which translates into the protein MASYTRMYFDLLAQNIKTKLEYRVNFFIGGISTLAGQVAGLLTLWVVMETIPTLKGWTLHQLLLIYGLLVLSKSLNHMFADNLWRLGWAYIRTGDFDRYLVRPVNPLFHLIADRFCEDGIGNFVVGLGLLIYSSIALDIPWTFFNVLYTLLMVLSGGLVFFGINLITASLSFWMTDSLPLMWGVFETHEFAKYPLKIYHTSVNVIFTWILPFGIASYYPASYLLGHPVGWLAWIAPLVALVLVLVGYGVWKTGLSRYTGAGS
- the mqnE gene encoding aminofutalosine synthase MqnE yields the protein MKFIRDPELIPIAEKVEAGQRLTFEEGLKLYHTPDLNTLARLANLVRERKFGDKTYYVHSLRLSQTNICYVGCTFCGFAAHMNEERAWDWEIDDVLKFVRDRYQPGLTEIHISSGHHPRKPWSYYLELVRALKDNFPGVQVKAWTAAEIWHFTKIAKLSVREVLTQLKEAGLDAMPGGGAEIFAERVRKQIARAKVNADNWLDVHRTAHQIGLHTNATMLYGHIETLAERLDHMHRLRDLQDETGGFYSFIPLAFQPMNNSLAMNLGKTDYTTGLDDLRNLAVARVYLDNFDHIKGYWIQISPELTQVSLDWGVTDIDGTIIEEKISHAAGATSEVGTTEESLRNLILRAGRTPVLRDALYNELKIFPGSAAD
- a CDS encoding helix-turn-helix transcriptional regulator; the protein is MQSGVSSSFQNRVEVLLRLLSSDLGQDRKVSELAKAVQATPEHSIRLFEQSYQETPKEFRKRLTLERAAYMLSRTDQSITSIALDAGYGSLEAFTRAFRKAFQVTPTAYRSTATPSFWLPTPNGIHYAPNTLRKEMISLDLIDLLFQHDFWLTRRMLEAAEKLSDAQLDQPVGLMHVAPYHQMARSVREMLDSLISDKEVWLAALHGDAFAENAPTTVADLKCRTQKSFTTFLDFARTIKEKGEWNVEFVDAVCTPPETFTFRGILAHVITFSAIKRQHLLDAFRTLGVDLGTNDPIEYERL
- a CDS encoding nuclear transport factor 2 family protein; the protein is MYHAIVRSIIRTAFRTLSQGKNADLNRILQLFSSKAMFSFSGDHALGGQRQGTTDIRKWFERFQRIFPAIHFKVDRILVSGWPWNTLVTTFFTVQAPLPDGWTYQNEGLQVLRICWGKITEDHLFEDTSRLQDALSCLEKHGLQEAGMPPL
- a CDS encoding menaquinone biosynthetic enzyme MqnA/MqnD family protein, whose product is MSKPYRIGLIDFANVAPINEYLPESDQYEIHRGVPTEMNRQLLAGEIDLANISSFEFLQNADLLSALPDFSVSVLGPVYSVNLFHNMPWEALQGQKIALTTQSATSVKLLEVLLKLSGIEAVLERNEGTVQELLDAGYAGVLKIGDNALREWYQLCGPLEPYASVWDIPSGRGNIQVTDLSMRWYDHFGLPFAFAVWAYRTPPPPELVQNLRKARRTGLGELALVAERNARKLGLPEFIVQHYLWNFRYHLEKPDRSGLLKFAELVGVSGSSLRFSE
- a CDS encoding alpha/beta hydrolase family protein, which translates into the protein MTTRHQLMQFSGDQVQLSGTLVLPEIPGTYPAVICVHGSGPEPRAWSLDVAEQFAEHGIAALVYDKRGTGESSGDWTSASYHTLAKDVLGGVAALRNHPEVSSVGLRGVSQGGWVAPLAASMSQEVDFLVMVSPAVMSPAEQELYRVETQMRRAGESEEDIQEALAIYRIFNRAARLDRDLLPIMRLYDLLAVKKYMSFGEQLPPEPVLLNIFKQWQEVLDLDILPVLRGLNIPVLALFGDRDTFVPVQKSSENLRSALKASPDLTVLHFENGTHFMTDDTSGEKIPEASEKTIQWILQRAQPASMPMVSRA
- a CDS encoding ABC transporter ATP-binding protein — its product is MEALPIDVQNLKKIFAIPRKEPGLMGAVKGLFKPEYQYKTAVNDLSFQVRKGEVVGYIGVNGAGKSTTIKILTGILAPSGGQVRILGRDPFKNRVANARDIGVVFGQRTQLWWDLALVESLRLIARMYDVPDSRYKTLLEEFSETLELDELLSKPVRTMSLGQKMRAELAATLIHEPRIVYLDEPTIGLDIMAKQRIRDFIKRQSQERDVSVLLTTHDLGDIEELCQRIIIIDNGQIIYDGQLSTIKNHFGTHRIITFETAETLNTSRLLLPRGAELLSAEGQKLTLKFNRSEASASQVAAHIMQQTDVQDFQLQEPDLTSIISQIYQGALQREKVGA
- a CDS encoding YhgE/Pip domain-containing protein codes for the protein MFRKFGSDYRRVLKEELKLFGKEKKLYAAMVLISIIPTIYSATYLSSVWDPYAQTKNLPAGIVNLDRGTVFEGEKYNLGEDTLEEIRKDPPFKFREYRTTAEAQAAVEKGDIYFMVELPADLSDRAIAGRAQADLNVTVSEGSSYLAATLGKRFTNELASELNNKLSEKRWETTLKKLGTSADDIKKLKDAASKLADGAKELEDGTRKLLNGTDKLDSGLAKASNGSKALTEGANTITNGVTKLTSGVGQLSSGIHTLASKTPDQSKLKALESGAAQVKEGNSKLASSIKQMSDSVTADYPLYAPMQQSAKGAGQLAVALKQMSDQVIPENPLYEPIQQSAKGADQLSKGLKQISSQASGTPLSPSITQATGSAQQLAAGLAQMATRTPEQNPLDAPLTQLSTSAQQLAEGLQKMAAQVPEKNPLDAPLTQLEKGSNDLSKGATSLSSGVSSLTGGMQQITDALKLMDSKTPRSGDLSKLNSGIKTLRDRTAELSSGLAQLKDGADQVKDGNTDLLAGAKKLADGAKELASKIPDVEKPDARAEFLAVSFEVQEKTVNKVGNNGSAFAPYFMSLSLWMGALLTSFIFRLRVLPENVRDTSRFPKVLAKSTLPFIAVVIQGLLLALTMRLGLKLAVPNPATFYGLLLLGSMSMFGIIILLIMVLGDAGRMFAMILLVLQLASAGGAYPVELAPELFQKLHQYLPITDLVKALRAFLFGAYDSNYMLYVGRMILLGLGAFLITVLLAGRMYRYVPEHEYTPPIEA
- a CDS encoding ABC transporter permease; the encoded protein is MNAVLNRLGVYWDVGMIQAKSRMAYTAWFWASLFVQTVGLLVMVYFWSAVYENQDSIKGQSVQQTLNYIMLARMLSGLTGSGIIQRFGQLLNRGELAIELLRPVDFQFQNLAQALNRWFTDLLMRWQLWVIAIVFFHLQLPTEPLAYVYFLISLVLGCIIVFFFEWMIACIVFVTTESWGLNVLKEGVASFLSGALIPLTLMPDWLRTVAEFTPFSKAVFVPASFLSGLTPVSDGPRMLLELVLWVVGLCLLSRFIFAKMVKHATIQGG